The DNA segment GCGGTGTGTCCATCGTCGTGTTCGGTCTGATCGCCATTGCTGGTGCCAAGATCTGGGTGGACAACAAGGTGGATTTCTCCGATATCAAGAACCTGATCGTGGCCGCTATCACCCTGATTCTGGGTACGGGAGAGTTCACGCTGAAGTTCGGCGAGTTTGCACTGGGCGGTATCGGCTGTGCCACCTTTGGTGCCATCATCATGTATGCGCTGCTGGCGATGGGCGATCGCCAGTCTGAAACTAAGGTACAGAACAAGTAAGCGCCAACATGTAACTCAGGGACATTCCCCTGACAACAGCGCGGGGCCTTGATGGCTTAACCCAATGTTTATGTTCCGCGCTGGTAACATTTATCTCTGGAGATACTCCGCCCTATCCGGGCGGTTTTTTTTAGAGGTGCCGACCAGGCATCGAGCATGGGCCACAAAAACACCATCGTCTGCGCTGGTCAGGCTCGCATGTTCGGGCGGGGTCTCTGAGCTTGGAGCAAACAATGACCATCGCAGATCGCGTACGTTACCCAGAATTCCTCTCGCGCGTCATGACGGCCGAAGAGGCTGCCGCCATGATCCCTCATGGTGTCAATGTCGGCATGAGCGGCTTTACCGGAGCCGGCTACCCCAAGGCATTGCCCCAGGCTATCGCGGCCCGTGCCAAGGCTGAACATGCCCAAGGCAAGCCCTACAAGATCAATGTCTGGACGGGTGCCTCCACCGCCGCTGAGTGCGATGGCGTGATGGCTGAGGCTCATGCACTGGGTCAGCGCCTGCCTTTCAATACCGACCCCGTTGCCCGCAAGGCCGTGAATGCCGGTGAGATCGACTTCATCGACATGCACCTGTCCCATGTGGCACAGCACGCATGGTTTGGCTTTCTGGGCCACATGAGCATCGCCGTGATCGAAGTGCTGGGTGTGACGGCCGATGGCCTGCTAATCCCTTCAACAGCCGTGGGCAACAACAAGACCTGGCTCGAGATCGCCGACAAGGTGATTCTGGAAGTCAACACCAAGCCGCCCGCCAAGATGGAAGGCATGCACGACATCTACTACGGCACGGCCATTCCGCCCCGCCGCATGCCCATCAACATGACGCATGCCGACGACCGTATTGGCGAGCCTTATCTGAAGGTTGACCCTGCCAAGGTGATCGCCGTTGTGGAAACCCACAAGGGTGACCGCGACAACGTGTTTGCCACACCGGACGAGAACTCCAACAAGATTGCTGGCTACATCATCGACTTCCTCGCTCACGAGATGAAGATGGGCCGCCTGCCCAAGGAAATGCTGCCCATCCAGTCGGGCGTGGGCAATGTGGCTAACGCCGTGCTGGCCGGTCTGTTGACCAGCCCGTTCGAGAACCTGCTGGGCTTCACCGAAGTGCTGCAAGACGGCATGCTGGAGCTGCTGCGCGTGGGAAAGATGAGCAAGGCATCGGCCACCTCGATTTCTCTGGGCAAGGAAGCTTGCAAGGACTTCGAGGACAACATCGACTTCTATCGTGAGCGCATCATCCTGCGTCCGCAGGAAATCTCGAACCACCCCGAGCTGGTGCGTCGCCTGGGCATCATCGCCATGAACTCGATGATCGAAGCCGACATCTACGGCAACATCAACTCCACCCACGTCATGGGCACGGGCATGATGAACGGCATCGGTGGCTCGGGCGACTTTGCGCGCAACGGCTATCTGTCCTTCTTCGTCACGCCTTCCGTGGCCAAGGACGGCAAGATCAGCTGCATCGTGCCCATGTGCTCGCACGTGGACCACACCGAGCACGACACGCAGATCATCGTCACCGAACAAGGTCTGGCCGACCTGCGCGGCCTCTCGCCAAAGCAGCGCGCGCAAGTGATCATTGACAAGTGCGCTCACCCCGACTACCGCGACCAGTTGCAGGACTACTTTGACCGCTCGCGCCAGCAGGGTGCGCAGCATACGCCGCACATCCTGACCGAGGCCCTGAGCTGGCATCAGCGCTTCATGGACAAGGGCGACATGCGAGCCTGATCGCCACCTAGTCCGCTTGGTGCTAGCTTCTGCCGCACCAAGTCCGTAGCATCGAAGGGCACTCTGCAAAGAGTGCCCTTTTTTCATGCACAACAAGGACTGGTATGGCGATCTGGACCCGAGAGCTTGATCTGAAAGCACTGAACGCAGGCAGTGCCAATACGGCAATTTCCCACCTGGGCATTGAGTTCACCGAATACGGTGACGACTATGTCTGCGCCCGTATTCATGTGGATGAGCGCACCTGCCAACCCTATGGCATCTTGCATGGTGGTGTGAGCGTCGTGTTGGCTGAAACGCTGGGTTCGCTGGCTGCGGCTTGCAGCATTCCTGAGGGCTATCGCTGCGTGGGTCTGAGCGTGACCGCCAACCATGTGCGCGCAGGCCGCAAGGGCAGCTGGATCACCGCCACAGCGCGGCCCACGCATCTGGGGCGCACCACCCATGTCTGGGGCATAGAGCTGCGTGATGAGGAAGGCAAGCTGACCTGCAGTTGCAGCCTGACCATGGCGATTTTGCCGCCAGAAGTGGCGAAAAATGCTCGCCTGGATGCTGCATCGCTGGGCGGTGTGGCCTAAGCGGAATAAAGCAAAAAAGTGAGCTGCTTGCACTTATAAATAAAGGGCCATGCGGCCCTTTTGCTTTATACGCCCAGCAGGCTTGAAAGCTGCTCTGGCTGCTGCTGCAATTGCGCAGAAGGGGCTTGCAAGGCCAGCTTGCCTTTTTCCATCACAGCCGCGTAATCGGTGTGGGCCAGTACTTTTTTATAGTCGCGGTCCACGATCAAGGTGGAGATACCGGTGGCGCGAATTTCGGCAATCACGCGCCAGATTTCTGCGACCACCAATGGGGCCAGACCTTCGGTGGCTTCATCCAGAATCATCAGGCGTGGATTGGTCATCAGCGCCCGGCCAATCGACACCATTTGCTGCTCGCCACCTGATAGCTGATCGCCGCCGTTGGACAGCCGTTCTTTGAGGCGCGGAAAGGTCTCCAGCACGCGCTCGTATGTCCAGTTTTTCTGGCCGTCCAGTCCGGCTCTGGCGCTCATCAGCAGGTTCTCTTTGACGGAGAGATTGGGGAACACGCCGCGCCCTTCTGGCACATAGCCAATGCCCAGTTTGGCCATTTTTTCAGGGGCGAAATTCGTCACCTCCTTGCCGTCCGAGAACACCCGGCCAGAGCGGGCCCGTACATAGCCCATCAGCGTGCGAATCAGCGTGGTCTTGCCCATGCCGTTGCGCCCCAGCAGGCCCACGGCCTTGCCTTGCGGCAGCGCCAGAGAGATGCCGTGCAGGATATGACTGTCGCCATAAAAACTGTGCACATCCTGCAGGCTGAACAGCGCTTTTTCTGTCTGCGTTGAGGGGCTGATTTCTGCCACGGCTTCAAGCATGTTCTTCCTCTCCCAGATAGGCGGTGCGTACCACGGGGTCTGTGCGAATCTGGTCGGGGGTGCCGGTCGCCACCACGCTGCCATTGACCATGACGGTGATGCGATCTGCGATGCGAAACACGGCATCCATATCGTGTTCCACCAGCAGTACGGCATGGGCTTTTTTCAGCTCTTGCAGCAACACCAGCATGCGTTCGGTTTCTTCTGCGCCCATGCCGGCCAGCGGCTCATCCAGCAGCAGCACGCGCGGTGCGGTGGCAAGGCACATGGCGACTTCTAATTGGCGCTTTGCTCCATGGCTCAGGCTGCCTGCAATGCGCTGCGCATGTTGCGCCAGACCTGCGCGTATGAGGGCCGATTGCGCGCGCTCCATGCTGGCGGCGCAATGCTGGGCAGATTCCCAGATGCGCCAGGGGCGTGGCTGGGCCTGCGCCTGTGCGGTCAGGCGGCAGTTTTCCAGTACCGTGAACTCCGGGAAGATGGTGGTGCGCTGGTAGCTGCGGCCAATGCCTGCTTTGGCGCGCAGGGGCTGGGGCATGCGGGTGACATCATGACCTTCCAACGCAATGCTGCCGCTGCTAACCGCTATCTCGCCCGAGAGCATATTGATCAGCGTGGATTTGCCCGCGCCGTTGGTGCCGATGACGGCATGGACCTCACCCTGATGCAGATCCAGATTCACCTCATTGACGGCCACCAGTCCGCCAAAGCGCCGTGTCAGGCCGCGTACCGAAAGCTTGGGAGCATCACTCATGGTTTGCTCCTTGATTGGTAGCTGCTTGCGCTTTATCTGTCTGCGCTACAGCCTTTTTCTGCCATTTATCGTTGATGCCTACCAGCCCCTTGGGCAGCAAGGCGACGAGCACGATGATGGCGATGCCCAGCGTCAGCTGCCAGTGGTCGGCCGCATTGCCCATGAGGGCGTGCGTGCTCAGCAGCTCCTTGAGCAGCACAAAGGTGATGGTGCCCAGCACCGCGCCGCGCAGTGAACCCACGCCGCCCAGAATTAGCATCAGCAAGACCTCGCCCGAGTGGTGCCAGGCCAGCAGTTCGGGGTTGACCACGGCATCGCGTGCAGCCAGCAGAAAGCCTGCCAGTCCCGCCAGAGCGCCCGCAATCACAAAGCCCGCGAGCTTGTAGCCGTAGGTCGAAAAACCGGCGGCGCGCATGCGCTGCTCGTTGACGCGAATGCCTGACAAGGCATGACCAAAACGCGAGTGGCGCAGCATGGCGATGAAGGCGTAGACCAGCACCAGCGCGGCCAGCACCACGAAGTACTGGGTGCTGCTGTTTTCCATGTCCAGCGCGCCAATGGCCGGGCGCTGCATGAGGTAGATGCCGTCGCTGCCGCCAAAGTAGCCCACGTCATGCACCACAAAAAACGCCAGCTGTGCAAACGCCAGCGTGACCATGATGAAGTACACGCCCTTGGTGCGCAGGCTGAGCGCGCCGACCACCAGCGCATACAGCCCTGATGCGCCAACGGCAGCGCCCAGCATGACGAGAAAGTTGCTGCCATCTGGTCCCGCGGCCTTTACCGCCGCATAAGCGCCCAGGCCAAAGTAAGCGGCATGTCCCAGACTCACCAGCCCCGCGCCGCCCACCAAAATATGCAGGCTTAGCGCGAAGATGGAAAGGATCATGATCTTGACGACCAGATCAGATAGATAGGCCGACCAGAAGGGCTGAGCGGCCGCCAGTAGTACGGCGCAGGCCAGCGGCAGTACAACGCCTACCCAGACGCTATTAGCGCGAATAGGGCGGCTCTGGCTGGTTACCGCGGGTGCCTCGGCATAGGCCTGATTGGTGTGGGGTAGCGGGTTGATCATGCTCAGCTCCGTTTACCCAGAAGACCTTCGGGTCGCCAGACGAGAATTACGGCCATCAGCAGGTAGATGCTCATGCCGCTGAGTTCCTGAAAAAACACCTTGCCGAAGGTATCGACAAAGCCCACCAGCAGCGAGGCAATCAGCGCACCCGTGATGGAGCCAATGCCGCCGATCACGACGACCACAAAGCAGATGATGAGCACGCTGGAGCCCATGTTGGGGTAGACCGAGCTCATGGGCGCGGCAATCATTCCGGCCAATGCAGCCAGTGCTACGCCAACGGCGAAAACGATGCGGTACAGGCGCTTGATATTGATACCCAGGCCGCGCACCATGTCGCGGTTGCTGGCACCGGCGCGAATCATCATTCCCAGCCGCGTGCGGTTGACGGTGTAGTACATCAGCAGCGCCACAACCAGGCAGGCCAGCGCTGCAAAAACGTTGTACCAGGGGTACTGCATCATGCCCATCAGCGGAAAGCTGCCAGCCAGCCACGCGGGCTTTTCCACGCCATGCACATCGTTGCCCACAAGGATGGCGCGCAGGCCTTCAAACACCAGAATCAGGCCATAGGTCATCAGCACCTGCTGCAGGTGATCACGCTCATAGAGAAAGCTGAAAAACGCCCATTCCAGCGCGTAGCCCAGCACCACGGTGATGAGCACGCCCACCAGCAGCATGGTGATGAAATGCTGGCCCAGATAGGGCGACAGCGCAAACGCCATATAGGCGCCAATCATGTAGAAGCTGCCATGGGCGAGATTGATCACGCCCATGATGCCGAAGATCAAGGTCAGGCCTGAGGCCAGCAGAAACAGCAGCAGCCCGTACTGAATCGAGTTCAGGCACTGCACCAAAAAGGTGGCGAGATCCACGGCAATCCTTGTCCTGGAGGAGGTCGGTTAAAGCGCGCATGGCCCGGTTTCACGGGCCATGCGTTGGTCTTACATGCGGCAGCCGCGGGCGGGGTCTGCCAGGCCCTTGACGGCAATGCCGATTTTCTTGTTCTCCTTGCCATCTACTTTGCGCAGATAGATGTCCTGCACCGGGTTGTGCGCCTTGCTCAGCGTGAAGTCACCGCGTGGGCTGGCAATCGTGGCTTTTTCGATGGCGGTACGGAAGGCGTCCTTCTTGCTGATGTCGCCACCGGCAGCCTTCAGACCCACGGCCAGCATCTGCGCTGCGTCATAGCCTTGCACGGCATAGACGTCGGGCTGCAGCTTGTAGCTCTTGGCGTAGTTGGTGCGGAAGGCTTTGTCGCGCGGCGTGCCCAGCTCGTCCGCATAGTGCAGCGTGGTCAGCATGCCTTGTGCGGCCTCGCCCTGGGCCTCCAGCGTGCCGTCGGTCAGGAAGCCGGGGCCGTAAAGCGGGATGGTCTTGGACAGGCCGGAGGCGTGATAGTCCTTGACGAATTTCACTGCGCCGGCACCGGCGAAGAAGGAGAACACGGCATCGGGTTTGGCCGCTGCAATTTCGGTCAGCAGGGCCTGAAATTCGACGTTGGGGAAGGGCAGCGTCAGCTGCTTGCTGACCTTGCCGCCGTTCTTTTCAAAGCCTTCCTTGAAACCGTTGACGGCCTCCTCACCGGCGGCGTACTTCCAGGTCAGGGTCATGGCATTTTTCTTGCCTTCCTTGGCGGCGACCACGCCCATGGGGTAGGCGGTCTGCCAGTTGGTGAAGGAACTGCGGAAGATATTGGGCGCGCACATGGGGCCGGTGACCGCGTCGGCCCCCGCATTGGGCACGATGAGTACGGTGCCGCTTTCCTTGGCGGCCTTGGCCATGGCCATGGCCACGCCCGAGTGCACGGTGCCGACGATCACATCGACCTTGTCGCGCTTGATCAGGCGGTTGACGTTATCGGTGG comes from the Comamonas sp. 26 genome and includes:
- a CDS encoding acetyl-CoA hydrolase/transferase family protein; translated protein: MTIADRVRYPEFLSRVMTAEEAAAMIPHGVNVGMSGFTGAGYPKALPQAIAARAKAEHAQGKPYKINVWTGASTAAECDGVMAEAHALGQRLPFNTDPVARKAVNAGEIDFIDMHLSHVAQHAWFGFLGHMSIAVIEVLGVTADGLLIPSTAVGNNKTWLEIADKVILEVNTKPPAKMEGMHDIYYGTAIPPRRMPINMTHADDRIGEPYLKVDPAKVIAVVETHKGDRDNVFATPDENSNKIAGYIIDFLAHEMKMGRLPKEMLPIQSGVGNVANAVLAGLLTSPFENLLGFTEVLQDGMLELLRVGKMSKASATSISLGKEACKDFEDNIDFYRERIILRPQEISNHPELVRRLGIIAMNSMIEADIYGNINSTHVMGTGMMNGIGGSGDFARNGYLSFFVTPSVAKDGKISCIVPMCSHVDHTEHDTQIIVTEQGLADLRGLSPKQRAQVIIDKCAHPDYRDQLQDYFDRSRQQGAQHTPHILTEALSWHQRFMDKGDMRA
- a CDS encoding PaaI family thioesterase, with protein sequence MAIWTRELDLKALNAGSANTAISHLGIEFTEYGDDYVCARIHVDERTCQPYGILHGGVSVVLAETLGSLAAACSIPEGYRCVGLSVTANHVRAGRKGSWITATARPTHLGRTTHVWGIELRDEEGKLTCSCSLTMAILPPEVAKNARLDAASLGGVA
- a CDS encoding ABC transporter ATP-binding protein → MFSLQDVHSFYGDSHILHGISLALPQGKAVGLLGRNGMGKTTLIRTLMGYVRARSGRVFSDGKEVTNFAPEKMAKLGIGYVPEGRGVFPNLSVKENLLMSARAGLDGQKNWTYERVLETFPRLKERLSNGGDQLSGGEQQMVSIGRALMTNPRLMILDEATEGLAPLVVAEIWRVIAEIRATGISTLIVDRDYKKVLAHTDYAAVMEKGKLALQAPSAQLQQQPEQLSSLLGV
- a CDS encoding ABC transporter ATP-binding protein translates to MSDAPKLSVRGLTRRFGGLVAVNEVNLDLHQGEVHAVIGTNGAGKSTLINMLSGEIAVSSGSIALEGHDVTRMPQPLRAKAGIGRSYQRTTIFPEFTVLENCRLTAQAQAQPRPWRIWESAQHCAASMERAQSALIRAGLAQHAQRIAGSLSHGAKRQLEVAMCLATAPRVLLLDEPLAGMGAEETERMLVLLQELKKAHAVLLVEHDMDAVFRIADRITVMVNGSVVATGTPDQIRTDPVVRTAYLGEEEHA
- a CDS encoding branched-chain amino acid ABC transporter permease translates to MINPLPHTNQAYAEAPAVTSQSRPIRANSVWVGVVLPLACAVLLAAAQPFWSAYLSDLVVKIMILSIFALSLHILVGGAGLVSLGHAAYFGLGAYAAVKAAGPDGSNFLVMLGAAVGASGLYALVVGALSLRTKGVYFIMVTLAFAQLAFFVVHDVGYFGGSDGIYLMQRPAIGALDMENSSTQYFVVLAALVLVYAFIAMLRHSRFGHALSGIRVNEQRMRAAGFSTYGYKLAGFVIAGALAGLAGFLLAARDAVVNPELLAWHHSGEVLLMLILGGVGSLRGAVLGTITFVLLKELLSTHALMGNAADHWQLTLGIAIIVLVALLPKGLVGINDKWQKKAVAQTDKAQAATNQGANHE
- a CDS encoding branched-chain amino acid ABC transporter permease, coding for MDLATFLVQCLNSIQYGLLLFLLASGLTLIFGIMGVINLAHGSFYMIGAYMAFALSPYLGQHFITMLLVGVLITVVLGYALEWAFFSFLYERDHLQQVLMTYGLILVFEGLRAILVGNDVHGVEKPAWLAGSFPLMGMMQYPWYNVFAALACLVVALLMYYTVNRTRLGMMIRAGASNRDMVRGLGINIKRLYRIVFAVGVALAALAGMIAAPMSSVYPNMGSSVLIICFVVVVIGGIGSITGALIASLLVGFVDTFGKVFFQELSGMSIYLLMAVILVWRPEGLLGKRS
- a CDS encoding ABC transporter substrate-binding protein, giving the protein MSKQWATWSKATAIALATAASCGSVMAQEKIKVGFMLPFSGTYAALGVAIENGFRMQVAEQGGKLGGREIEYFKVDDESDPAKATDNVNRLIKRDKVDVIVGTVHSGVAMAMAKAAKESGTVLIVPNAGADAVTGPMCAPNIFRSSFTNWQTAYPMGVVAAKEGKKNAMTLTWKYAAGEEAVNGFKEGFEKNGGKVSKQLTLPFPNVEFQALLTEIAAAKPDAVFSFFAGAGAVKFVKDYHASGLSKTIPLYGPGFLTDGTLEAQGEAAQGMLTTLHYADELGTPRDKAFRTNYAKSYKLQPDVYAVQGYDAAQMLAVGLKAAGGDISKKDAFRTAIEKATIASPRGDFTLSKAHNPVQDIYLRKVDGKENKKIGIAVKGLADPARGCRM